From one Anopheles cruzii chromosome 3, idAnoCruzAS_RS32_06, whole genome shotgun sequence genomic stretch:
- the LOC128272051 gene encoding transmembrane and coiled-coil domains protein 2 isoform X1: MTTATIEMLTTATTTTMTPGTGNSVASVASTAVAASSSGGSGGYGGGLEDTMRHPAVSMDYSNLSGVGPLLEELDGANVTTVSQHSNDSMERIAGGISQQPGGGGAPMHVSGHHQKGHSRGSSAPLAYDRITTKIACTKELIRKEQEARDANVNEYLKLAANADKQQLARIKAVFEKKNQKSANTISQLQKKLESYNKRYKDLQQTQQKQQQQQQAQQQQQQQAQQQQAQQQHQQQMAAAAAAAQHDATSSGLLQQSGGGGHHPTGGGGGSQTLPSNLQQHLATTAGGGGPGGPGFLQPREMLRDVGQGLRNVGGNIRHGVTGLSATVISKPRKFAHLIRNKFGSADNINQLTATWYTGTGGGTADGELSGMDVSGTDGQQTSTPSGGHHGHHHHHHHQHQHHPTSTSDSEGRRQGLAQTQPAQGTRAGHRHQSTAGAGGGGKYSEHDSECSSVTSDSLPLGSDKHHRLSCSQRCVHYKALGEVRDEQQKQKERLERLEGLQKDVSELSMSLENERYRADRLEEQINDLSELHQNERENLKQAIADLEEKVQYQSDERLRDVNEILENCQTRIAKMEQLSQQQYVTVEGIYNSNARAVVVKLINVVLTVLQVILLLVATAAGIIVPFLKTRFRVLTTLVCTVMLFVIVRQWPDVRETGVHLLRILRSQVVSDDAA; encoded by the coding sequence ATGACAACGGCGACAATCGAAATGCTAACGACGgcaaccacgacgacgatgacgcctGGGACGGGCAACTCGGTGGCGTCCGTTGCCAGTACGGCagtggccgccagcagcagtggtGGTAGCGGTGGTTACGGCGGCGGCTTGGAGGACACGATGCGTCACCCGGCGGTTTCGATGGACTACAGCAATCTGTCCGGCGTGGGGCCGCTGCTCGAGGAGCTGGACGGAGCGAACGTAACGACCGTGTCGCAGCACAGTAACGATTCCATGGAGCGAATCGCCGGGGGAATTTCCCAacaacccggcggcggcggcgcaccgATGCACGTAtcgggccaccaccagaagGGCCACTCACGGGGGAGCAGTGCACCGCTGGCGTACGATCGTATCACGACGAAGATCGCCTGCACAAAGGAGCTGATCCGCAAGGAGCAGGAAGCGCGCGATGCCAACGTTAATGAGTATCTGAAGCTGGCGGCAAACGCGGACAAGCAGCAGCTCGCTCGCATCAAGGCGGTGTTTGAGAAGAAGAACCAGAAAAGTGCAAACACCATTTCGCAGCTGCAGAAGAAGCTCGAGTCGTACAACAAGCGCTACAAGGATCTACAGCAAACCcagcagaagcaacagcagcagcaacaggcccagcagcagcagcagcaacaggctcagcagcagcaggctcagcagcagcaccagcagcagatggccgcagccgccgccgccgctcaaCACGACGCTACCTCCTCCGGCCTGCTACAGCAatcgggcggtggcggccaccatccgacgggaggcggcggtggaagCCAAACACTGCCCTCGAACCTTCAGCAGCACCTGGCGACTAcggcggggggcggcggcccgggcggACCTGGTTTTCTGCAGCCGCGCGAAATGCTGCGCGACGTGGGACAAGGGTTGCGGAATGTCGGTGGCAACATCCGGCACGGCGTAACCGGCTTGTCGGCGACTGTGATATCGAAACCGCGCAAGTTCGCGCACCTCATCCGCAACAAGTTTGGGAGCGCGGACAACATCAACCAGCTAACGGCCACCTGgtacaccggcaccggtggtggcaccgCCGACGGGGAACTGTCCGGGATGGACGTGAGCGGCACCGACGGACAGCAGACGTCGACGCCAAGTGGCGGGCACCACgggcatcaccatcaccatcaccaccagcatcagcaccatccGACCAGCACTAGCGACAGTGAAGGCCGCCGACAGGGACTCGCTCAGACGCAGCCGGCGCAAGGCACAAGGGCCGGTCATCGGCATCAGAGTACGgccggcgctggtggcggcggcaagtACAGCGAGCATGACAGCGAGTGCAGTAGCGTCACCAGCGACAGTCTGCCGCTCGGTTCGGACAAACACCACCGGCTAAGCTGTAGTCAGCGCTGTGTCCACTATAAGGCCCTGGGCGAGGTGCGGGACGAGCAACAGAAGCAGAAGGAGCGTCTCGAGCGGCTCGAGGGGCTTCAGAAGGACGTATCGGAACTGTCGATGTCACTGGAAAACGAACGCTACCGGGCGGACCGCCTCGAGGAGCAGATTAACGATCTGTCCGAGCTGCACCAGAACGAGCGCGAAAATCTGAAGCAAGCGATCGCCGACCTCGAGGAAAAGGTTCAGTACCAGAGCGACGAGCGGTTGCGGGACGTTAACGAGATCCTGGAGAACTGCCAGACGCGCATCGCCAAGATGGAGCAACtgtcgcagcagcagtacgTTACCGTGGAGGGCATCTACAACTCGAACGCccgggccgtcgtcgtgaAGCTGATCAATGTGGTGCTGACCGTGCTGCAAGTCATACTGCTcctggtggcgacggcggccggtaTTATTGTGCCATTTCTGAAAACCCGCTTCCGGGTGCTCACAACCTTAGTCTGCACGGTCATGCTGTTCGTCATCGTGCGCCAGTGGCCGGACGTGCGCGAAACCGGCGTGCACCTGTTACGCATCCTGCGCAGCCAGGTTGTGAGTGATGATGCTGCCTAA
- the LOC128272051 gene encoding transmembrane and coiled-coil domains protein 2 isoform X2, which produces MRHPAVSMDYSNLSGVGPLLEELDGANVTTVSQHSNDSMERIAGGISQQPGGGGAPMHVSGHHQKGHSRGSSAPLAYDRITTKIACTKELIRKEQEARDANVNEYLKLAANADKQQLARIKAVFEKKNQKSANTISQLQKKLESYNKRYKDLQQTQQKQQQQQQPREMLRDVGQGLRNVGGNIRHGVTGLSATVISKPRKFAHLIRNKFGSADNINQLTATWYTGTGGGTADGELSGMDVSGTDGQQTSTPSGGAGHRHQSTAGAGGGGKYSEHDSECSSVTSDSLPLGSDKHHRLSCSQRCVHYKALGEVRDEQQKQKERLERLEGLQKDVSELSMSLENERYRADRLEEQINDLSELHQNERENLKQAIADLEEKVQYQSDERLRDVNEILENCQTRIAKMEQLSQQQYVTVEGIYNSNARAVVVKLINVVLTVLQVILLLVATAAGIIVPFLKTRFRVLTTLVCTVMLFVIVRQWPDVRETGVHLLRILRSQVVSDDAA; this is translated from the exons ATGCGTCACCCGGCGGTTTCGATGGACTACAGCAATCTGTCCGGCGTGGGGCCGCTGCTCGAGGAGCTGGACGGAGCGAACGTAACGACCGTGTCGCAGCACAGTAACGATTCCATGGAGCGAATCGCCGGGGGAATTTCCCAacaacccggcggcggcggcgcaccgATGCACGTAtcgggccaccaccagaagGGCCACTCACGGGGGAGCAGTGCACCGCTGGCGTACGATCGTATCACGACGAAGATCGCCTGCACAAAGGAGCTGATCCGCAAGGAGCAGGAAGCGCGCGATGCCAACGTTAATGAGTATCTGAAGCTGGCGGCAAACGCGGACAAGCAGCAGCTCGCTCGCATCAAGGCGGTGTTTGAGAAGAAGAACCAGAAAAGTGCAAACACCATTTCGCAGCTGCAGAAGAAGCTCGAGTCGTACAACAAGCGCTACAAGGATCTACAGCAAACCcagcagaagcaacagcagcagcaacag CCGCGCGAAATGCTGCGCGACGTGGGACAAGGGTTGCGGAATGTCGGTGGCAACATCCGGCACGGCGTAACCGGCTTGTCGGCGACTGTGATATCGAAACCGCGCAAGTTCGCGCACCTCATCCGCAACAAGTTTGGGAGCGCGGACAACATCAACCAGCTAACGGCCACCTGgtacaccggcaccggtggtggcaccgCCGACGGGGAACTGTCCGGGATGGACGTGAGCGGCACCGACGGACAGCAGACGTCGACGCCAAGTGGCGG GGCCGGTCATCGGCATCAGAGTACGgccggcgctggtggcggcggcaagtACAGCGAGCATGACAGCGAGTGCAGTAGCGTCACCAGCGACAGTCTGCCGCTCGGTTCGGACAAACACCACCGGCTAAGCTGTAGTCAGCGCTGTGTCCACTATAAGGCCCTGGGCGAGGTGCGGGACGAGCAACAGAAGCAGAAGGAGCGTCTCGAGCGGCTCGAGGGGCTTCAGAAGGACGTATCGGAACTGTCGATGTCACTGGAAAACGAACGCTACCGGGCGGACCGCCTCGAGGAGCAGATTAACGATCTGTCCGAGCTGCACCAGAACGAGCGCGAAAATCTGAAGCAAGCGATCGCCGACCTCGAGGAAAAGGTTCAGTACCAGAGCGACGAGCGGTTGCGGGACGTTAACGAGATCCTGGAGAACTGCCAGACGCGCATCGCCAAGATGGAGCAACtgtcgcagcagcagtacgTTACCGTGGAGGGCATCTACAACTCGAACGCccgggccgtcgtcgtgaAGCTGATCAATGTGGTGCTGACCGTGCTGCAAGTCATACTGCTcctggtggcgacggcggccggtaTTATTGTGCCATTTCTGAAAACCCGCTTCCGGGTGCTCACAACCTTAGTCTGCACGGTCATGCTGTTCGTCATCGTGCGCCAGTGGCCGGACGTGCGCGAAACCGGCGTGCACCTGTTACGCATCCTGCGCAGCCAGGTTGTGAGTGATGATGCTGCCTAA
- the LOC128272052 gene encoding pre-mRNA-splicing factor RBM22 encodes MAMSKTTNTYNRQNWEDSEFPILCQTCLGDNPYVRMIKERYGKECKICTRPFTIFRWCPGARMRFKKTEICQTCSKLKNVCQTCLLDLEYGLPTQVRDAALKIQDKIPESDVNKEFYIQNIEAQLKAGGDNTVAAGAVGKSLAASDMLAKLARTAPYYKRNLPHICSFWVKGECKRGEECPYRHDKPVEPDDPLSEQNIRDRYYGRNDPVADKLMKRAASIPTLDPPEDKTITTLYVGNLGDHLTEVDIRDNFYHYGEIRSVSLVPRQQCAFVQYTKRAAAELAAEKTFNKLILGGKKLTIKWAHSQAKSTAYAQQSSAPRGSGGAGGNRIFDPVPGLPGQLPLPPNPTDYFNLQASEMAVLPPGMKIHQLPPGLIPGAPSYASMYQQQQGQGPGTGGGSGKPGTSAGSAQGMMHPPSMPGMQQQLHYPSQDPARLGALKK; translated from the exons ATGGCGATgtccaaaacaacaaacacttaCAATCGGCAGAACTGGGAAGATTCG GAATTCCCGATTCTTTGTCAAACATGCCTCGGTGACAATCCTTACGTCCGGATG ATTAAAGAGCGGTACGGCAAGGAGTGCAAAATCTGTACCCGCCCTTTCACCATCTTCCGCTGGTGTCCCGGCGCCCGGATGCGGTTCAAGAAGACGGAAATCTGCCAAACATGCAGCAAACTGAAGAACGTCTGCCAAACCTGTCTGCTGGATCTCGAGTACGGTCTGCCGACGCAGGTGCGCGATGCGGCCCTCAAGATACAGGACAAGATACCGGAAAGTGATGTGAACAAAGAGTTCTACATCCAAAACATCGAGGCACAGCTTAAGGCGGGCGGTGATAatacggtggccgccggtgcggTCGGTAAATCGTTGGCGGCCAGCGACATGCTGGCGAAGCTggcccgcaccgcaccgtactACAAACGCAATCTACCTCACATTTGCTCGTTCTGGGTGAAGGGTGAATGCAAACGCGGGGAAGAGTGTCCGTATCGGCACGACAAACCAGTCGAACCGGACGATCCGCTTTCGGAACAGAACATACGCGATCGGTACTATGGGCGTAACGATCCGGTGGCAGACAAGCTGATGAAGCGTGCCGCTTCCATACCGACGCTCGATCCACCGGAAGATAAAACCATCACCACACTGTACGTGGGCAACTTGGGCGACCATCTTACGGAGGTGGACATACGCGACAACTTCTACCATTACGGCGAGATTCGGTCGGTTTCACTCGTGCCACGCCAGCAGTGCGCCTTCGTGCAGTACACGAAGCGAGCCGCGGCCGAGCTGGCGGCGGAGAAAACGTTCAACAAACTTATTCTCGGTGGCAAGAAGCTCACCATCAAGTGGGCACACTCGCAGGCCAAGTCGACGGCTTACGCCCAGCAAAGTTCCGCTCCACGGGGgtccggtggtgccggtgggaACCGAATCTTCGATCCCGTCCCGGGTCTGCCCGGACAGCTACCGTTACCGCCAAATCCGACCGATTACTTTAACCTGCAGGCCTCGGAGATGGCCGTGCTGCCGCCGGGCATGAAAATACACCAGCTGCCGCCTGGTCTCATTCCCGGGGCGCCCAGTTACGCGTCAATgtaccagcaacagcaaggaCAAGGGCCGGGAACGGGCGGTGGCAGTGGGAAACCCGGTACTAGTGCAGGATCGGCGCAAGGTATGATGCATCCCCCGTCGATGCCGGGCATGCAGCAACAGTTGCACTATCCCAGCCAGGATCCCGCCCGGTTAGGGGCCCTGAAGAAGTAA